The following nucleotide sequence is from Deltaproteobacteria bacterium.
TCGGGGAAAGATTTTCCCGGGTTTACAATCAGCCCCGCCTCTATATACTTTCTGCGGACTGCCAGCGTCTCTTCCTGCATCAGCAGCCCGGTTTGGGAACGATAAACTGATTCATAAAGGGGAACGGGAACAGGTCCGACAAAAAGACGAGTGAACTCCTGCAAGAGACCGGGCACGAAATTGGATATTTCAGGGGAGGAAATAACCGAAGCAAGAAGTTTAACTCCTTCATCAAGTTCTTTATGATAACCAATTAAATTATTTAATATATTTTCTTTTTTAAGAGCCGCAAGAAATGGCTCCGCGGGCTCTTGCAGGAAAAAGCATCGCAGAAGGTCGTAGGCGTTCTGCCGGGCCTTCATGAGCAATCGGAAATCATCAGGTTCCATATTTGGAGTTGATTGGAGATTTCAGATTTCAGATTGCAGATTTAAAAACAAAATTTAAAATCAGCAGTTTTAAATCTGAAATCTTAAATCTGCCATCTAAAATGATCTTTTCTCCCTGGTTCAATCCGGCAGAATTTCCAATTCCACTGCCTGGGGGGAGGCACATCCTTTCAAGGAAGAAACCAATCCCCGGACTGTGCCCTGGATCGATTGCTGAATAAAAGGGGATAAAGGAATTTCTTTCTCATTCACTCTGAGCCGCACCAGCGTAGTTTTCACCGCTTTAAGAAATTTTTCCTCAATCCAGTCCACCAAACCTCGAGAATCATTTAAATCAAAGCAAGGTACGCCCAAAGCAAACGGCTGGTTGGTGGCAATAGCGACAAGATTGTCTTCCTTCGTGCAAAGAAGGTCCCGGTGCATTTCCTTCCGGAAGACCTCAATTTTAGGTTGGGTGTTTTTTTTGAACCCTTCCGAGAGGATGAGGTCAACATCCCGAATGTATTTGTCCCGGAGTTCCGCCAAATCGGCATCATGGTCGACATCCCGGATTAGAGCCAATTTTTTGGGGGAAGAGATAACTACCGTGTGGGCACCGGCTTGCTTGTGCCGCCAACTGTCTTTACCTTCCCGGTCCAC
It contains:
- a CDS encoding molecular chaperone TorD family protein, which codes for MEPDDFRLLMKARQNAYDLLRCFFLQEPAEPFLAALKKENILNNLIGYHKELDEGVKLLASVISSPEISNFVPGLLQEFTRLFVGPVPVPLYESVYRSQTGLLMQEETLAVRRKYIEAGLIVNPGKSFPDDHIGAELEFVFYLCQKATQAEDAKTRDFLLEMQYRFFREHLVAWVPLLCDRLYEETESPYFKGVAKVTKGFVHWDYQEIVSHFCD